The following are from one region of the Oryzias melastigma strain HK-1 linkage group LG22, ASM292280v2, whole genome shotgun sequence genome:
- the LOC112145899 gene encoding eukaryotic translation initiation factor 5A-1, with the protein MADFDFSTADAGASATYPMQCSALRKNGFVMLKGRPCKIVEMSTSKTGKHGHAKVHLTGLDIFTQKKYEDICPSTHNMDVPNVTRKDYQVIDVSDGFLSLMDDNGETREDLKVPEGDLGKEIEKKNSSGDPFMVSVLKAVDEEDVVATKNMTS; encoded by the exons ATGGCAGATTTCGACTTCTCCACTGCAGATGCTGGGGCGTCAGCCACGTACCCCATGCAGTGTTCTGCACTGAGGAAAAACGGCTTTGTCATGTTAAAAGGTCGTCCATGTAAAATAGTCGAAATGTCTACCTCAAAGACCGGCAAGCACGGCCATGCTAAG GTGCACCTTACCGGACTCGACATCTTTACTCAGAAGAAGTATGAAGATATCTGCCCGTCTACTCATAACATGGATGTTCCAAATGTGACGAGGAAGGATTACCAG GTGATCGATGTCTCGGATGGTTTCTTGTCGCTCATGGATGATAACGGAGAAACCAGGGAGGATCTCAAAGTGCCTGAAGGGGATTTGGGCAAAGAAATCGAGAAGAAGAACAGCAGCGGGGATCCGTTCATG GTCTCCGTGTTGAAAGCCGTGGATGAGGAGGATGTAGTCGCTACAAAGAACATGACCTCTTAA
- the slc2a2 gene encoding solute carrier family 2, facilitated glucose transporter member 2, with the protein MHVRVHVSRLDSVITHAPFIDHYQPPGRDITAVMDEGKQLTGTLALAVFTAALGSLQFGYSLGVINAPQKIIENHYARALGVSLERSVMLENSTDLLEEPKHPSVVMYWSLSVAIFSIGGMVSSFLVGFIADLRGRVKGMLMVNVLAVIAGLLMGLCKMWSPHIMVIMGRAVMGFYCGLTSGLVPMYIGEIAPKAYRGALGALHQLAIVIGILLSQVIGLDFVLGNDEMWPLLLGLSGAPAIVQSLLLPLCPESPRYLYILLGKEQEAKKSLLRLKGPCDTTTDLEEMKREKEEADKEAKVSIRSLIFSSVYRQQLVVALMMHLSQQMSGINAIFYYSTSIFEQAGVGQPIYATIGVGVINTIFTMVSVVLVDRAGRRTLTLAGLGGMCICAVAMTVGLKYQFDLPWMSYVSMAAIFLFVSFFEIGPGPIPWFIVAEIFSQGPRPAAIALAGCCNWTSNFIIGLTFPYIQALMGCYVFILFAALLLCFTLFIYFRVPETKGKTFEEIAAIFQKKHQMTKDSTELDHLKKSSDA; encoded by the exons ATGCATGTGCGTGTGCACGTCAGTCGATTAGACTCTGTAATCACTCATGCTCCGTTCATTGATCATTACCAACCACCTGGCAGAGACATCACAGCCGTCATGGATGAAGGAAAG cagctgaCCGGCACGCTGGCTTTGGCCGTGTTCACGGCAGCTCTGGGATCGCTGCAGTTTGGATACAGCCTGGGAGTTATCAATGCACCCCAGAAG ATCATAGAGAACCACTACGCTCGGGCCTTGGGGGTGTCCTTAGAGAGGTCCGTGATGCTGGAAAACAGCACCGACCTCCTGGAGGAGCCCAAACACCCGTCGGTGGTCATGTACTGGTCGTTGTCTGTGGCGATCTTCTCCATCGGTGGGATGGTGTCCTCCTTCCTGGTGGGATTCATTGCCGACCTGAGAGGGAG GGTGAAGGGCATGCTAATGGTCAACGTTCTGGCCGTCATAGCAGGCCTCCTGATGGGTCTCTGTAAGATGTGGTCGCCCCACATCATGGTCATCATGGGTCGGGCCGTCATGGGCTTCTACTGCG GGTTGACTTCGGGGTTGGTGCCCATGTACATTGGCGAGATTGCCCCCAAAGCGTACAGAGGCGCCCTCGGAGCCTTACACCAGCTGGCTATCGTCATCGGCATCCTCCTCAGTCAA GTGATAGGCTTGGACTTTGTGCTCGGTAACGATGAAATGTGGCCGCTGTTGCTGGGTCTGTCCGGAGCTCCCGCCATAGTGCAGTCCCTGCTGCTGCCTCTGTGCCCCGAGAGCCCCCGCTACCTCTACATCCTGCTCGGGAAGGAGCAAGAggctaaaaaaa GTCTTCTGCGTCTAAAGGGGCCGTGTGACACCACCACTGATCTGGAGGAGATGAAGAGGGAGAAAGAGGAGGCGGATAAGGAGGCGAAGGTTTCCATCCGTTCTCTG ATCTTCTCCTCCGTGTACAGGCAGCAGCTGGTCGTTGCTCTCATGATGCACCTCTCCCAGCAGATGTCGGGCATTAATGCA aTCTTTTACTACTCCACTTCCATCTTTGAACAAGCCGGCGTCGGCCAGCCGATCTACGCCACCATAGGGGTCGGGGTGATCAACACCATCTTCACTATGGTGTCT GTGGTGCTGGTGGACCGAGCTGGCAGGCGGACTCTGACTCTGGCGGGTCTGGGAGGGATGTGCATCTGTGCTGTAGCTATGACTGTGGGGCTGAAATATCAG TTTGACCTTCCGTGGATGAGCTACGTCAGCATGGCGGCCATCTTCCTCTTCGTGAGCTTCTTTGAAATCGGTCCCGGTCCCATCCCATGGTTCATTGTGGCTGAGATCTTCAGTCAGGGGCCTCGGCCGGCAGCCATCGCCCTGGCAGGCTGCTGTAACTGGACCAGCAACTTCATCATTGGTTTGACCTTCCCGTACATCCAG GCACTGATGGGCTGCTACGTCTTCATCCTCTTCGCCGCCTTGCTCCTCTGCTTCactctgtttatttatttccgtgTCCCTGAGACGAAGGGCAAAACTTTTGAGGAGATCGCCGCGATCTTCCAAAAGAAACATCAAATGACTAAAGACAGCACTGAACTGGATCACCTGAAGAAGTCCTCAGACGCTTAG